A DNA window from Bacteroides cellulosilyticus contains the following coding sequences:
- a CDS encoding HAD family hydrolase has translation MFQEAISRYLQSSGHSKIQLKSVLFDMDGVLFNSMPYHADAWHKVMERHGLHLSREEAYLHEGRTGAATINIVYQRQYGKDATPEMIQSIYAEKSAEFNSNPEPERMPGAWEVLQKIKSDGLIPMVVTGSGQHSLLDRLSHNFPGMFRRELMVTAFDVKYGKPHPEPYLMALQKGGLAPNEAIVVENAPMGVQAGAAAGIFTVAVNTGPINGQVLLDAGANVLFPSMQDFCDNWENLRKAFE, from the coding sequence TCCCGCTATCTTCAGTCCAGCGGGCACTCAAAAATTCAATTGAAATCCGTTCTTTTCGATATGGACGGCGTATTATTTAATTCCATGCCTTACCATGCCGATGCCTGGCACAAGGTAATGGAACGCCATGGATTGCACTTGAGCCGTGAAGAAGCTTACCTGCATGAAGGACGAACCGGAGCTGCTACTATCAATATCGTCTATCAACGGCAATACGGAAAAGATGCCACTCCCGAAATGATACAGAGCATTTATGCAGAAAAGAGTGCAGAATTCAACAGTAACCCCGAACCGGAACGCATGCCCGGTGCATGGGAAGTACTGCAGAAAATAAAATCGGATGGACTGATACCGATGGTGGTCACCGGTTCCGGACAACACTCATTATTAGACCGTCTGTCGCATAACTTCCCCGGTATGTTCCGTCGCGAACTGATGGTAACTGCCTTCGATGTGAAATATGGGAAACCACATCCGGAACCTTACCTGATGGCTTTACAAAAAGGAGGATTAGCCCCCAATGAAGCTATCGTAGTAGAAAATGCGCCTATGGGCGTACAAGCTGGTGCAGCAGCAGGTATATTTACAGTAGCTGTCAACACAGGTCCCATCAACGGACAGGTCTTACTGGATGCCGGAGCAAATGTATTATTCCCGTCTATGCAGGATTTTTGCGACAATTGGGAGAACTTACGTAAAGCGTTCGAATAA
- a CDS encoding helix-turn-helix domain-containing protein — translation MEKTTIYIGEVIKNVMVEKLVTKAELARRLQVKPQSVDYMLTRKSIDTDTLYNVSKALDYDFALLYSIDKEQMNYDRGNEAYKLSTAKILIELELKPDEIIKLNLRKKISELLR, via the coding sequence ATGGAAAAGACTACTATATACATCGGTGAAGTTATAAAAAATGTCATGGTTGAAAAACTGGTGACAAAGGCTGAACTTGCAAGAAGACTGCAAGTTAAGCCTCAGAGTGTTGACTATATGTTGACACGAAAAAGTATTGATACGGATACTTTATATAATGTTTCAAAAGCTTTGGATTATGATTTTGCCCTGCTCTATTCTATCGATAAAGAACAGATGAATTATGATAGGGGAAATGAAGCTTATAAACTCTCTACTGCCAAGATTTTGATAGAGCTTGAGTTAAAACCTGACGAAATAATAAAGTTAAATTTAAGGAAAAAGATCAGTGAACTATTAAGATAA
- a CDS encoding UpxY family transcription antiterminator, with protein sequence MILQDIKSRLNETRNWYIVLTLPRKERKTKETLENKGMITYLPTIYVKRRWKEQVKEIQIPAVNRCVFIYATGTELEGLKGTYPTLPIEMTEVGH encoded by the coding sequence ATGATACTCCAAGACATTAAAAGCCGTCTTAACGAAACGCGAAACTGGTACATTGTACTGACATTGCCCCGGAAAGAAAGAAAAACCAAAGAAACTTTGGAAAATAAAGGCATGATAACTTATCTCCCTACCATTTACGTAAAACGCAGATGGAAAGAACAAGTAAAAGAAATACAGATTCCCGCTGTAAACAGATGCGTATTTATTTACGCTACCGGTACAGAGCTAGAGGGATTAAAAGGAACATATCCTACTCTTCCGATAGAAATGACGGAAGTAGGACATTAG
- a CDS encoding penicillin-binding transpeptidase domain-containing protein yields the protein MLTIKATVRTYIIILVTTCLLSCQLKQQEVIQSSTIDSTLQVKATSILGNKLSEINALSGQVIIMEVQTGQIKALVGLERKDSTDYQPSENFATQQPTSLMHPISLLAALETGKVELGEMVDVDNGIYHVDGEELKDHNWHRGGYGEISVKQGLAYSSNIAAYKVIEAAFDNHTQDYFNLLNKMSYGKPDSITGIANLKSYSVEDGNTTWFCIGYDQLITPIQILTFYNAIANNGKMIQPQLYKDSITVINPLIASQASIGKLKQALLFNVTDGLGKTVKSNKVSVAGMQGTIVINEEDAEYGVEFCGYFPVDNPKYTMIVSINKRGLPASGGLMAGDVFRQIIEAY from the coding sequence ATGCTTACGATTAAGGCAACTGTGAGAACCTATATAATTATTCTTGTAACAACGTGTTTACTATCATGCCAACTCAAGCAGCAGGAAGTTATACAAAGCTCCACCATAGACAGCACCTTACAAGTTAAGGCTACTTCTATATTAGGAAACAAGTTATCAGAGATTAACGCCTTATCTGGACAAGTGATTATCATGGAAGTTCAGACAGGACAAATCAAGGCTCTGGTTGGACTTGAAAGGAAAGACAGTACAGACTATCAACCAAGTGAGAACTTCGCCACCCAGCAGCCTACAAGCCTAATGCACCCAATATCATTATTGGCAGCTTTGGAAACTGGAAAAGTTGAATTGGGTGAGATGGTGGACGTTGACAATGGTATCTATCATGTAGATGGAGAAGAACTGAAAGACCATAATTGGCATAGAGGCGGATATGGTGAGATTTCAGTGAAACAAGGATTGGCTTACAGTTCCAACATTGCAGCTTATAAGGTGATAGAAGCTGCGTTTGATAATCATACGCAGGATTACTTTAACTTACTGAATAAAATGAGTTACGGAAAGCCAGATAGCATCACAGGAATAGCTAATCTGAAATCCTATTCTGTTGAAGATGGTAACACCACTTGGTTCTGCATTGGATATGACCAACTGATTACTCCAATTCAGATTCTCACATTTTATAATGCCATTGCTAACAATGGGAAAATGATACAACCACAGCTATATAAGGATAGCATAACGGTAATCAACCCACTAATAGCAAGTCAGGCGAGCATCGGCAAACTGAAACAGGCATTGCTATTCAATGTAACAGACGGATTAGGTAAAACAGTTAAGTCTAATAAGGTCTCAGTAGCAGGGATGCAAGGTACTATTGTTATCAATGAAGAAGATGCTGAATATGGAGTTGAGTTCTGTGGTTACTTCCCTGTTGACAATCCCAAATACACAATGATAGTCTCTATCAACAAGAGGGGATTACCTGCGAGTGGTGGATTGATGGCTGGAGATGTGTTTAGACAAATTATAGAAGCATATTAA